A window from Candidatus Nitrospira neomarina encodes these proteins:
- a CDS encoding two-partner secretion domain-containing protein: MEMRAWSFRDVFLNAGWLGRVFPYPQDKTPPQPLYSLPQVNSFFPLGHSRPVFVLVLSSVFLLELFYSSTFGQVVTNITPDGSMGTNVPAGCNVCNITGGTRPDNGSNLFHSFGQFDVGTTGVANFLNDSALPTSNILSRVTGGNPSNILGTIQTQGFGNANLFLMNPAGIVFGKDSTLNVGGATHFTTADYLQLSDGVQFTALPGAQDALLSIAPVAAFGFLESNPASLMVDRSTLSVEAGETLSLVGGNIEISGGNLNSPDGQINLVSIASPGTVTLGDGADIQVNATQLGPIGLSDNASVKVDGAVGGQVIIRGGQLTLDNAGISANTLGLPDGQISNAPSTSKGGINIQVTEDMIVKNISLIQADVFGGSTNGGDIILNVGGSLEILGGRFDPQLGPFDTFSGIRSFAFGGVGNAGDIEVNANKTLIDGEIVGMWSVAFSDANTGNIRLHTNGLEIIGRDPFPSFISATPVGAGQGGNLDIVVAGNISLDNGAAISAPIVGSENGGNITVEAKNLKLTNGSTIQTGTFGAGNSGKTTVILSENLDISSGSFIGSLVDVNCPGPCGAAGDLKVEAHDITIQGFRNAVDPLSSPEFTGIRTRSVAELGGNVDISGNNLFISDNGVIRSASIGSERAGNITLSLNGNLELNTKGQLLATAEGSGNAGDITVLAKNINLSGESSIRTESTSTGNAGTIQLTAADTILMDKSTVTAEAAQASGGNIKFTANEMIQLVDSTISSSVQGDENTAGGDVTLDPDFIILQNSQILAKAVAGKGGNINLVASKAVLLDAQSTLDASSQTGISGSVTIESPIQVLSGTIAPLPDQPVNVATLYASRCVAGEGGHFSTFVDSKSDSVAPTPGTFLASPVLPVTDASQHAMGHDNRTPTSEVSLSGHEAPIHLTAYTPPVLFAQATSQPVPCP, from the coding sequence ATGGAAATGCGAGCGTGGTCCTTTAGAGATGTATTTCTGAACGCCGGCTGGTTGGGCCGAGTATTTCCTTATCCTCAAGATAAAACACCCCCCCAACCTTTATATTCTCTTCCACAAGTAAACTCGTTTTTTCCCTTAGGCCATTCCAGACCGGTTTTTGTGTTAGTCTTGAGTAGTGTCTTCCTTTTGGAGCTTTTCTATAGTTCAACTTTTGGGCAGGTAGTCACCAATATCACACCTGATGGGTCGATGGGAACCAATGTACCTGCTGGGTGCAATGTGTGCAACATTACTGGTGGGACCCGTCCTGATAATGGTTCCAATCTGTTCCATTCTTTTGGTCAGTTTGATGTTGGGACAACCGGAGTTGCAAATTTTCTGAATGATTCGGCGCTACCGACCTCCAATATCCTGAGCCGTGTGACGGGTGGCAATCCTTCGAACATTCTCGGGACGATTCAGACTCAAGGTTTTGGGAATGCCAACTTATTCCTCATGAATCCCGCAGGAATCGTATTCGGGAAGGATTCTACTTTGAATGTGGGCGGGGCCACCCATTTCACCACCGCCGATTATTTACAACTCAGCGACGGGGTGCAATTCACCGCTCTTCCCGGTGCACAGGATGCGCTGCTGAGTATTGCGCCGGTTGCAGCATTCGGATTTCTTGAATCCAACCCGGCTTCTTTAATGGTTGACCGCAGCACGTTGTCGGTGGAAGCAGGAGAAACCTTATCGCTGGTAGGAGGAAATATCGAAATTTCTGGAGGAAACCTCAACAGCCCGGACGGACAAATTAATCTTGTCAGTATAGCCTCTCCTGGCACAGTTACACTGGGTGATGGGGCCGACATCCAAGTAAATGCGACACAACTTGGTCCCATAGGCCTATCTGACAATGCCTCGGTCAAGGTGGACGGTGCAGTGGGTGGGCAAGTGATTATCCGGGGTGGACAATTAACCCTAGATAATGCAGGTATCTCGGCCAATACGTTAGGGTTACCCGATGGTCAAATTTCGAATGCTCCCTCTACGTCCAAAGGAGGAATTAATATCCAAGTGACGGAAGACATGATCGTAAAAAATATATCGTTAATACAGGCTGATGTGTTTGGTGGATCAACCAATGGGGGTGATATCATTCTCAATGTCGGGGGCAGCCTGGAAATTTTGGGTGGCAGGTTTGACCCTCAACTCGGCCCCTTTGACACTTTTTCGGGAATTAGGTCTTTTGCATTTGGAGGAGTGGGAAATGCAGGGGATATTGAAGTGAATGCGAATAAGACCTTGATTGACGGTGAAATAGTAGGAATGTGGAGTGTGGCCTTCTCAGATGCAAATACGGGGAACATTCGTCTGCACACCAATGGATTGGAAATTATAGGAAGAGATCCCTTTCCTTCTTTTATCTCAGCAACTCCAGTGGGAGCTGGCCAGGGGGGGAACTTGGATATTGTTGTAGCCGGGAATATCTCCCTTGATAATGGGGCTGCGATATCGGCACCAATCGTGGGGAGTGAAAACGGCGGAAATATCACAGTTGAAGCCAAAAACCTGAAATTGACCAATGGATCCACCATTCAAACAGGAACTTTTGGAGCGGGCAATTCAGGCAAAACCACTGTTATATTATCGGAAAACTTGGATATCAGTAGTGGTTCTTTTATTGGGTCTCTGGTTGATGTCAATTGTCCAGGACCTTGCGGTGCGGCTGGTGATCTGAAAGTGGAAGCCCACGACATCACAATTCAGGGTTTCCGAAACGCTGTCGACCCTCTGAGTTCTCCTGAGTTTACGGGCATACGAACTCGATCTGTTGCGGAATTAGGAGGGAATGTGGATATCTCTGGGAACAATCTTTTTATATCGGATAACGGTGTAATTAGGAGCGCATCGATTGGTTCTGAAAGGGCGGGAAACATTACCCTTAGTTTAAATGGGAATTTAGAGTTGAATACCAAGGGCCAACTTCTTGCCACGGCAGAAGGATCTGGAAATGCTGGAGATATCACCGTATTGGCAAAAAACATCAATCTTTCAGGAGAATCCTCAATTAGGACAGAAAGTACTTCTACTGGGAATGCAGGAACCATTCAACTCACTGCTGCTGACACGATCCTGATGGATAAGTCCACCGTCACCGCGGAAGCGGCTCAAGCTTCAGGCGGCAATATCAAGTTCACTGCTAACGAGATGATTCAACTGGTCGACAGCACCATTTCCAGCTCGGTACAAGGGGATGAGAATACGGCCGGAGGCGATGTCACGTTAGATCCGGATTTCATCATTCTCCAAAACAGCCAAATCCTGGCCAAGGCCGTGGCGGGGAAGGGGGGCAATATCAACCTGGTTGCGAGCAAGGCGGTCTTATTGGATGCGCAGAGTACTCTGGATGCCTCTTCGCAAACGGGCATCAGCGGCTCGGTCACGATTGAGTCACCCATTCAGGTGCTGAGTGGGACGATCGCGCCTCTGCCCGATCAGCCGGTGAACGTGGCCACGCTGTATGCGTCCCGCTGTGTGGCGGGAGAAGGGGGCCACTTTAGTACCTTTGTGGATTCCAAATCCGATAGTGTGGCGCCCACGCCCGGGACATTCTTAGCCAGCCCGGTCCTGCCGGTCACGGATGCGTCACAGCACGCGATGGGGCATGACAACCGAACACCTACTTCGGAAGTGAGTCTATCCGGTCACGAGGCGCCGATTCATTTAACGGCGTATACGCCGCCCGTGTTGTTCGCGCAGGCTACAAGCCAACCTGTTCCCTGTCCATAA
- a CDS encoding HEAT repeat domain-containing protein codes for MMGLGMRWIICVVFFVVVQFSDLGMAGEIQGKNGESQLIALESSSQFFMDKKFGVGPSPIPIQDFVRQPFPSPLTVEYFKNIQTYAQDQTAIPELRKLLRDGCKGKNIDERLCSNIVTVLGVLATPEALSGLREFLEQGSQESDLRVKTDAVRALGVWANIRDQMLNLNGQDTGGANDKESGELIKSVLGELVNQASEGLEKSDGSDSQTPRQSLTDGDGVAESVTPKSVAFSTKLLKDLPRDDQTIWLRRLRRAAIQGLAFSGSKGVLHLENGRKGPDVKSYLESLLAEAKVGTSFRAFMLEILSAHNIIARVGIECYFEQKKDQDTSDECKAKWVGNKSEKLQ; via the coding sequence ATGATGGGCTTGGGAATGAGATGGATAATTTGTGTGGTTTTTTTTGTAGTTGTTCAATTTTCAGACTTAGGAATGGCAGGCGAGATTCAAGGTAAAAATGGTGAGAGTCAACTTATAGCGCTTGAAAGTAGTTCCCAATTTTTTATGGACAAGAAGTTCGGTGTGGGACCCTCTCCTATTCCTATACAAGACTTTGTACGGCAACCTTTTCCTTCCCCTCTCACGGTTGAATATTTTAAGAATATACAAACCTATGCACAGGATCAGACTGCGATTCCTGAACTTAGAAAATTATTAAGGGATGGTTGTAAAGGAAAAAATATCGACGAGCGTCTGTGCTCAAACATTGTCACTGTTCTGGGTGTTCTGGCCACTCCTGAAGCTTTGTCTGGGTTAAGGGAATTCCTGGAACAAGGAAGCCAAGAATCTGATTTGCGGGTCAAGACCGATGCAGTTCGAGCCCTGGGGGTCTGGGCTAATATTCGAGACCAAATGTTGAATTTGAACGGTCAAGATACAGGGGGAGCAAATGACAAGGAATCTGGCGAATTAATAAAAAGTGTCTTAGGAGAATTGGTCAACCAGGCAAGTGAGGGACTTGAAAAGTCTGATGGTTCTGATAGTCAAACACCAAGACAATCACTTACCGACGGAGATGGTGTGGCGGAATCAGTCACCCCCAAAAGTGTTGCCTTTTCTACAAAGCTTTTGAAGGACTTGCCGAGGGATGACCAAACGATATGGCTTAGGCGTTTAAGACGTGCCGCCATTCAAGGTTTGGCATTCTCGGGAAGCAAGGGAGTGCTTCATTTAGAGAATGGGAGGAAAGGTCCAGATGTGAAGTCCTATTTGGAAAGCCTTCTAGCCGAAGCCAAGGTCGGAACATCATTTCGAGCTTTCATGTTGGAAATATTGAGTGCTCACAATATTATCGCAAGAGTGGGAATAGAGTGTTACTTTGAACAAAAAAAGGATCAGGATACAAGTGATGAGTGTAAAGCTAAATGGGTAGGGAACAAGAGCGAGAAATTACAGTGA
- a CDS encoding sigma-54-dependent Fis family transcriptional regulator: MASRSGKEAIPHKRIDLPETFLLQINQEQELQTLLQLIEKESRQVLQAEGISVFLLDRKECELWFPLPVGGRVLRLDARLGIAGACVATGELINVKDVQSDSRFFSGIDAQMKRQTQTLLALPVRDRTGDIIGVFEAVNKKGKDFTAQDEMAAQTLVDSIAIPLQKFHVMEQLRRERERLQQENAHLWKEVEGQYSTKKLMGNSLPMQRLIRIIDQVRDSSVDVLITGENGTGKELVAKAIHYNSPRARQPFVAINCAALPETLIESELFGISKGTATDVEARIGKFEQANKGTLFLDEIGDLGVSAQAKVLRVLQERAVEPVGKRESVPLDIRIIAATNKNLEAAIKAGTFRDDLYYRLKVVHVHTPALREIPADIPLLVNYFLDLYSSQMDRPRKKLSAKAMERFMEYSWPGNIRQLENEIKRLMVMVRGTTIQEDALEEGIRCPVQTTGGTIDMKGRSLHQAVDELEQRMIKETLLACRFNQVQTAKRLGLSRQGLIKKIKRHNIQVNHLRDEVYESP; encoded by the coding sequence ATGGCGAGTCGATCCGGAAAAGAAGCAATCCCTCACAAGAGAATAGACCTTCCTGAAACATTTCTGCTTCAGATCAACCAGGAGCAGGAATTACAAACCTTATTACAACTCATTGAAAAAGAATCACGCCAGGTCCTGCAGGCGGAGGGGATCAGTGTGTTTCTTCTGGATCGGAAGGAATGTGAGCTGTGGTTTCCCCTCCCTGTGGGCGGGCGGGTATTGCGCCTGGATGCGCGCTTAGGAATTGCGGGCGCCTGTGTGGCGACGGGAGAGTTGATCAATGTCAAAGATGTGCAATCGGACTCAAGATTTTTTTCCGGCATCGACGCCCAAATGAAGCGGCAAACGCAGACCCTGTTGGCGCTGCCGGTTCGGGACAGAACCGGAGACATCATCGGCGTCTTTGAAGCCGTGAATAAAAAGGGCAAGGACTTTACCGCCCAGGATGAAATGGCGGCTCAGACGTTGGTTGATAGCATCGCTATCCCTCTTCAGAAATTCCATGTGATGGAACAATTGCGGCGGGAACGCGAACGGTTGCAACAGGAAAACGCGCATTTGTGGAAAGAGGTCGAAGGACAGTACTCCACGAAAAAGCTTATGGGAAACAGTCTGCCCATGCAGCGACTGATCAGAATCATCGATCAGGTCCGGGATAGTTCAGTGGATGTGCTTATTACCGGAGAAAACGGAACCGGAAAGGAATTGGTGGCCAAAGCCATTCATTACAATAGCCCGCGAGCCCGTCAACCGTTTGTCGCGATCAATTGTGCCGCCCTCCCCGAGACGTTAATCGAAAGTGAATTGTTCGGCATCAGCAAAGGCACGGCGACGGACGTAGAGGCCAGAATCGGCAAATTTGAACAGGCGAATAAGGGCACGCTGTTTTTGGATGAAATTGGAGATCTGGGCGTAAGCGCCCAGGCCAAAGTCTTACGGGTGCTGCAGGAGCGAGCCGTTGAGCCGGTGGGGAAGCGAGAGTCCGTTCCCCTCGATATCAGAATCATTGCGGCCACCAATAAAAATTTAGAAGCCGCTATTAAAGCCGGCACGTTTCGAGACGATCTCTACTACCGTCTCAAAGTTGTCCATGTGCATACGCCGGCTTTACGGGAGATCCCGGCGGATATCCCCCTGCTCGTCAATTATTTTCTGGACCTCTATAGCTCGCAGATGGATCGACCCAGGAAAAAACTGTCTGCCAAGGCTATGGAGCGATTCATGGAATATTCCTGGCCGGGAAATATCCGGCAGTTAGAAAATGAAATCAAACGATTAATGGTCATGGTTCGTGGCACGACGATACAGGAGGACGCGCTCGAAGAAGGTATCCGATGCCCTGTCCAAACGACCGGAGGCACCATAGATATGAAAGGCCGGAGTCTCCATCAAGCCGTCGATGAATTGGAGCAACGCATGATCAAAGAGACCTTGTTGGCCTGCCGGTTCAATCAGGTCCAAACGGCCAAACGGTTAGGCTTAAGCCGGCAGGGACTCATCAAAAAAATCAAACGTCATAACATTCAGGTCAACCACTTGCGTGATGAAGTCTACGAATCCCCCTGA
- a CDS encoding CHASE2 domain-containing protein, whose translation MGHSPLRSPAFQIWIMTLLVFLGVMGLRWEGFLESAELDAYDWSMRLRPTDTRPIPPITLVSMADQDIRTLGRWPVTDEVLARALDVMTAHHPRAIGVDIYRDLDVPPGRQELDRVLGAHPEILMVMKFGKIEKGGIPGPAMLQGTDRVGFNDVVVDSDGIVRRGLLFLDDGTNFYRSFSLLLALQYLQQEKIVPKPAVENSNWLQLGKTVIRPFEAHDGGYVEADAQGYQYLLDLERGKNVFPTISFGAILEGTFNPELLQDHIVLVGVIAQGVKDYFYTSQCGTLAVCPPIPGLELHGYMVHQLLRLAKGEGQAPIATFPDNLETAWIGLWVLGGGFIGVWVRGAWRFSLAVLMGMLLLSGVVVNGMMYGTWIPFIPPVIGLVVNAMVVTAWLSNREKQDRALLMSLFSRHVSSEVAQAVWEKREQFLEKGRLRPQKLVVTTLFTDLEGFTTVAENMEPDTVLDWLNTYMERMVKIITNHGGMVDDYHGDMIKADFGVFRLGQTEADKREDVNNAVSCAVALEQEMRHLNTQWQQQGLPEVRMRIGIQTGPVVVGSLGSEQRLKFTTIGDSVNVASRLESFQKDSLETWPKDEVCRILIGETTKQYLGDHPWRLKEVGVITLRGKANRISIYRLFTKTGSPEPCSVTSIEQARG comes from the coding sequence GTGGGCCATTCCCCTCTTCGTTCTCCCGCCTTTCAAATCTGGATCATGACCCTCCTGGTTTTTCTGGGTGTGATGGGTCTTCGGTGGGAAGGCTTTCTGGAAAGCGCGGAACTGGATGCCTACGATTGGTCAATGCGTCTTCGTCCGACCGACACACGGCCGATCCCCCCGATTACGCTGGTGTCGATGGCGGACCAGGATATTCGAACATTAGGGCGTTGGCCGGTAACGGATGAAGTCCTTGCGCGAGCCTTGGACGTCATGACGGCACATCACCCTCGAGCGATCGGAGTGGATATCTATCGGGACTTGGACGTGCCGCCCGGTCGACAGGAATTGGACCGGGTACTTGGGGCGCATCCGGAAATCCTGATGGTCATGAAATTCGGAAAAATTGAGAAGGGGGGTATTCCCGGTCCGGCCATGTTGCAAGGCACGGATCGTGTGGGGTTTAACGATGTGGTCGTCGATTCCGACGGGATCGTTCGCCGTGGTCTCTTATTCCTGGATGATGGGACCAATTTCTATCGGTCATTTTCTTTGCTGCTGGCCCTCCAATATTTACAGCAGGAGAAGATCGTACCCAAGCCGGCCGTTGAGAATTCTAATTGGTTGCAACTTGGAAAAACGGTTATTCGCCCTTTCGAAGCGCACGATGGGGGGTATGTGGAAGCCGATGCCCAGGGGTATCAATATCTGTTGGATCTTGAACGGGGGAAGAACGTCTTTCCGACCATTTCCTTTGGAGCCATACTGGAAGGAACGTTCAATCCGGAACTGCTTCAGGACCACATTGTGCTTGTGGGGGTTATTGCCCAAGGCGTCAAAGATTATTTTTATACCTCACAATGCGGAACACTCGCCGTGTGTCCCCCAATTCCCGGACTTGAATTGCATGGATATATGGTGCACCAACTGCTCCGCTTAGCGAAGGGAGAGGGCCAGGCCCCCATTGCGACATTTCCGGATAATCTGGAAACAGCCTGGATCGGGCTATGGGTGCTGGGGGGCGGATTCATCGGCGTGTGGGTTCGAGGTGCCTGGCGTTTCTCTCTGGCTGTGCTCATGGGGATGCTGCTGCTAAGCGGAGTGGTGGTGAACGGGATGATGTATGGGACGTGGATCCCGTTTATCCCGCCGGTCATTGGATTGGTGGTCAATGCCATGGTGGTGACAGCCTGGCTTTCGAACCGGGAAAAGCAGGACCGGGCGCTCCTGATGTCGCTTTTTTCCCGGCATGTCTCTTCAGAAGTGGCCCAGGCTGTTTGGGAGAAGCGGGAACAATTTTTGGAAAAGGGCCGGTTACGCCCACAAAAACTGGTGGTGACGACGTTGTTTACGGATCTGGAAGGGTTCACGACGGTGGCAGAAAACATGGAACCCGACACGGTACTTGACTGGCTCAATACCTACATGGAGCGCATGGTGAAAATCATCACCAACCATGGTGGGATGGTTGATGATTATCATGGAGACATGATTAAAGCGGATTTCGGGGTATTCCGGCTGGGACAAACGGAAGCCGACAAGCGGGAGGATGTCAACAATGCAGTCAGTTGTGCCGTGGCTCTGGAACAGGAAATGCGACACCTCAATACTCAATGGCAGCAGCAGGGGTTGCCGGAGGTGCGGATGCGGATAGGCATTCAAACGGGGCCGGTGGTCGTCGGAAGTCTGGGCAGTGAACAACGGTTGAAATTTACGACCATTGGAGATTCCGTGAATGTTGCCTCTCGGTTGGAAAGTTTCCAAAAAGACTCGTTGGAGACCTGGCCTAAAGATGAAGTCTGCCGGATCCTGATTGGAGAGACGACCAAGCAATACCTCGGGGACCATCCATGGAGACTCAAAGAGGTCGGCGTGATCACGCTAAGGGGGAAAGCCAACCGCATTTCCATTTACCGGCTGTTCACGAAGACGGGAAGTCCGGAACCATGTTCGGTGACCTCCATCGAACAAGCCAGAGGCTAG
- a CDS encoding GAF domain-containing sensor histidine kinase: MNPSNQLDRKERELEAARRISQALFQHLSVEDVVEQGLKIALEVVNCRAGSVLLANPETEELVFYHSIGDQPLKPGTAFPWTQGIAGSVFATGDPVVIKDVKEDQRHFEKIDHLSGFHTRDLIAIPLNRWEGHPIGVLEVMNKREDRLNQDDVAILMIIGAFTALAIEQARLFQEAKLAEVARILGDIGHDVKNMLMPVMCGTSLLRDEINDVFADLPAFDPDKGRASYELCLEVIGMVGNNAKRIQERVKEIADCVKGLTSPPRFAPCKLHHVVASVFDTLKLTAQEKGISLAHEGILDLPVMQADESRLFNAFYNLVNNAISEVPKGGSITITGQMEAMGKTVHVSVIDTGRGMPAEIRDTLFTARAISRKQGGTGLGTKIVKDVIEAHSGVIAVESEVDRGTVFHIHLPMEVPTTFSSDQVSS; encoded by the coding sequence ATGAATCCCTCGAACCAATTGGATCGCAAAGAGCGGGAACTTGAAGCCGCCCGGAGAATAAGCCAGGCGCTTTTTCAGCATCTCAGCGTGGAAGATGTGGTGGAACAGGGATTAAAGATAGCTTTGGAGGTTGTGAACTGCCGAGCCGGTTCCGTGTTGTTGGCCAATCCGGAAACGGAGGAATTGGTGTTCTACCATTCAATTGGTGACCAGCCACTCAAGCCCGGAACGGCATTTCCCTGGACGCAAGGCATTGCGGGTTCGGTTTTTGCCACGGGAGACCCTGTGGTGATTAAGGATGTGAAGGAGGATCAGCGTCACTTCGAGAAAATCGATCACCTGAGCGGATTCCACACCAGGGACCTGATTGCCATTCCTCTGAACCGATGGGAAGGCCATCCGATTGGAGTCCTGGAGGTGATGAACAAGCGGGAGGACAGGTTAAATCAGGACGACGTGGCCATCTTAATGATCATCGGGGCTTTCACGGCACTGGCCATCGAGCAGGCGCGATTATTTCAGGAAGCCAAATTAGCGGAAGTGGCCCGAATCCTGGGAGACATTGGGCATGACGTAAAAAATATGCTGATGCCGGTCATGTGTGGGACGTCACTCCTAAGGGATGAGATAAATGACGTCTTCGCCGATCTTCCGGCGTTTGATCCTGACAAAGGCCGGGCGAGCTATGAATTATGCCTGGAAGTCATTGGGATGGTGGGCAATAACGCTAAGCGGATTCAAGAGCGCGTGAAAGAAATTGCCGATTGCGTAAAGGGTTTGACGAGCCCTCCACGCTTTGCCCCGTGTAAGCTTCACCATGTGGTGGCTTCGGTGTTTGATACCTTGAAGCTGACCGCTCAAGAAAAAGGGATTTCTCTGGCTCATGAAGGAATTTTGGACTTGCCGGTGATGCAAGCCGATGAATCCCGGCTGTTTAATGCCTTCTATAACCTTGTTAATAACGCCATCTCCGAAGTTCCCAAGGGCGGGTCTATCACGATAACGGGACAAATGGAGGCTATGGGAAAGACGGTTCACGTGTCCGTGATTGATACCGGGCGTGGCATGCCCGCCGAAATTCGAGATACGTTATTCACGGCCAGGGCGATAAGCCGGAAGCAGGGTGGGACGGGGTTGGGAACAAAAATTGTCAAGGATGTCATCGAGGCGCATTCCGGAGTCATTGCGGTTGAGAGTGAAGTGGATAGAGGCACCGTTTTTCACATTCATTTGCCCATGGAAGTGCCGACCACGTTTTCTTCGGATCAGGTGTCTTCTTAA
- a CDS encoding CHASE2 domain-containing protein gives MAKLIKAGLFGLLIGIVGVVLSVVPLSRSLEEDVGLGLLFQLRGIRPPPTDVAVIRLDHDSSAHFNVPDNPDEWPRTLYARLTERLVQAGARVIIFDVNFLEARSPEEDGYFVQAIQRAGNVVLADTVIAGDVPMSMMGEARPDADSIVKISKPFAAFKEAAAGTGPFVLSRIPAKVYQDWTVHQGAGETPIFPILALQLFFSPLYQQFIELLEQVRPNLTGHLPKDFESARTRKGLVELVRNIRELFQSDPRLTEDMLKALRYAGSGPTIAKNSKLLKALIKVYGGEHSRYLNFYGPSQTIFTIPYYQVMDSRPDATRGARGNLKDKVVFVGHSDILPEGKKESFYTGLFQGNGVFIGGVEIAATALANMLEDSSVTPMNLRAKVLILLSWGLLVGVVCRMVSTVMAAGTVLVLSLMYLGGAAYAFQNAFMWSPLVIPLFVQGPLALGSAVLWNYYKTEKERKNMRKVFGDYLPNDVVDALSRNLGNLKGGPHVVYGTCLFTDAADYTTLSEKLNPQELRVLLGKYFNALFTPVRHHGGLIVDLRGHSFLAIWKATLDQPGLRKQACFAALDIAKSVDRYNREVGPYSLHTRIGLHCGQVTIGTERAVDHAEYRPAGEVVNMAFRVEGLNKYMGTTIIATGDVVHGLEAPFLLRELGQFKLKGHEPPFVLHELISRLEEADPNQMITSRIFAKGLGAFRMQDWNVAREWFSQYLDHVEGDGPSEFYLQLCKQYRKNPPSEPWDKVVTLENYSPGLSWDALRVNDDDLSRSNRFPGAGNPLENQGI, from the coding sequence GTGGCCAAACTCATAAAGGCCGGTTTGTTTGGTCTGCTCATTGGTATCGTTGGAGTTGTCCTCAGTGTTGTCCCGCTTTCTCGCAGTCTTGAAGAAGATGTGGGATTGGGCCTCTTGTTTCAATTGCGAGGCATCAGGCCGCCACCGACTGACGTCGCGGTCATTCGTCTTGATCATGACTCTTCAGCGCACTTCAACGTCCCGGACAATCCCGATGAATGGCCTCGCACTCTTTATGCACGGTTAACGGAGCGGCTGGTGCAAGCCGGAGCCAGAGTCATAATCTTTGACGTGAATTTTCTGGAAGCCCGATCGCCGGAGGAGGATGGATATTTTGTACAAGCTATTCAACGAGCAGGGAATGTCGTGTTGGCGGATACCGTGATTGCCGGGGACGTTCCCATGAGTATGATGGGCGAGGCCCGGCCTGACGCCGATAGCATCGTGAAAATCTCCAAGCCATTTGCAGCCTTTAAAGAAGCGGCCGCCGGAACCGGACCGTTTGTGCTTTCAAGAATCCCGGCTAAGGTATACCAGGATTGGACGGTTCACCAAGGAGCTGGCGAAACGCCAATCTTTCCCATTCTGGCACTCCAATTGTTTTTTTCACCCCTCTACCAACAGTTTATTGAACTCCTTGAGCAGGTCCGCCCTAACTTAACCGGCCACCTTCCCAAGGATTTTGAGTCGGCACGAACACGCAAAGGGCTGGTGGAGTTGGTGCGGAATATCAGAGAACTCTTTCAGAGCGATCCGCGTTTGACGGAAGATATGCTCAAGGCTCTCAGATATGCGGGATCCGGACCAACCATTGCGAAGAACTCCAAGCTGCTCAAGGCGCTGATCAAGGTTTACGGAGGCGAGCACAGCCGTTATCTCAATTTTTATGGACCTTCACAGACCATTTTCACCATTCCGTATTATCAGGTTATGGATTCCCGGCCCGACGCTACGAGGGGTGCCCGAGGGAATCTCAAAGACAAAGTCGTCTTTGTGGGGCATTCCGACATTTTGCCGGAGGGAAAAAAGGAAAGTTTTTACACGGGGTTGTTCCAGGGGAATGGGGTCTTTATTGGCGGGGTGGAAATAGCCGCCACCGCTCTTGCCAACATGCTGGAGGACTCTTCCGTCACACCCATGAACCTGCGTGCCAAAGTGTTGATTCTCCTGTCTTGGGGCCTGCTTGTGGGGGTAGTTTGCCGGATGGTTTCAACGGTCATGGCAGCCGGCACAGTCCTGGTCTTAAGTCTCATGTATCTCGGGGGGGCCGCCTATGCATTTCAGAACGCCTTTATGTGGTCTCCCCTCGTGATTCCGTTGTTCGTGCAGGGTCCATTGGCCCTCGGGAGTGCGGTCTTGTGGAATTATTATAAGACCGAAAAGGAGCGGAAGAACATGCGCAAGGTTTTTGGGGACTACCTGCCCAATGATGTGGTGGATGCGCTGTCCCGGAATCTCGGCAATCTCAAGGGTGGCCCTCATGTCGTCTATGGAACCTGTCTGTTTACCGATGCCGCGGATTACACGACCCTATCGGAAAAACTGAACCCTCAAGAACTGCGTGTGTTGCTCGGGAAATACTTTAACGCGCTCTTTACGCCTGTCCGCCACCACGGTGGGCTCATCGTCGATCTGAGAGGACATTCGTTTCTTGCGATCTGGAAAGCGACCCTGGATCAGCCGGGGCTGAGAAAGCAAGCGTGTTTCGCAGCCTTGGATATTGCAAAATCGGTTGATCGGTATAACCGAGAGGTAGGGCCATACAGTCTTCACACAAGGATCGGGTTGCATTGCGGGCAAGTCACCATCGGTACGGAGAGGGCGGTCGATCATGCTGAGTACCGTCCGGCCGGAGAGGTTGTGAATATGGCTTTCCGGGTGGAAGGGTTGAATAAGTATATGGGAACGACCATCATCGCGACGGGCGATGTCGTCCATGGACTCGAAGCACCCTTTCTCTTGAGAGAGCTTGGACAATTTAAGCTAAAAGGCCATGAGCCGCCGTTTGTCCTCCACGAACTCATCAGTCGCCTGGAGGAGGCTGACCCAAACCAAATGATCACGAGTCGGATCTTCGCCAAAGGTCTCGGGGCATTTAGAATGCAGGATTGGAATGTCGCACGAGAATGGTTTTCTCAGTATCTTGACCATGTCGAGGGAGATGGACCTTCGGAGTTTTATCTTCAACTCTGTAAACAGTACCGCAAAAATCCACCTTCTGAACCATGGGATAAAGTGGTGACACTAGAGAACTATAGCCCTGGCCTATCCTGGGATGCGCTTCGTGTCAACGATGATGACCTTTCCAGATCGAATCGTTTCCCTGGGGCCGGAAATCCCCTTGAAAATCAGGGCATCTGA